The nucleotide sequence GGCTGTCTTTGCAGAATTCCTGGCCACTGCCATCTTTGTCTTCTTTGGCCTGGGCTCGGAGATGAATTGGCCAGAGAAGCCCTCTGTCTTGCAGACTGCCATCACCTTCAACTTGGCTGCAGCCACCGCTGTCCAGATAGCCTGGCATGCCAGCGGATCCCACCTCAACCCGGCAGTGAGCTTGGCCTTCCTGCTTGGCTCTCGCGTATCGTTGGTGAGGGCAGCCTGCTATATACTTGCCCAGATGGTCGGAGGCATCGCCGGAGCGGCCGTCCTTTACGCGGTGACTCCTGAGGACATACGAGGAAGTTTAGGCACCAGTACGGTACGTCTGTCTCCGTTTCTGTCTTCTGAAGGTTTGCCGTCGTCGGGAAAGGCGAGGATGAGGCAAGGCCTCTCAAAAACAGCTAGGCTGTACCTGGGATGTTTCTGTtacattctttaaaaataatatttcattaGAAGAATGTCGTTCATAAAAAGAGAAGGGAggtgagaaaaggaaggaaggaaggaaggaaggaaggaaggaaggaaggaaggaagggaaagaaagaaagaaagaaagaaagaaagaaagaaagaaagaatatggTTACATCACCATACCTTAATATACAGATGTGTATATTCTTATTATCCTGATACGCATCTAATTGTCAATTACTCTGTgtaaactgtttgtttgtttgtttgtttgtttgtttgtttgtttgttataccccgtccatctggcttggtttcctcagccactctgggcagcttccaacagaatattaaaaacacgataaaacattaaacgttaaaaacttccctgaacagggctgccttcagatgtcttctaaaagtcagatagttgtttatttccttgacatctgatgggagggcgttccacagggcgggcgccactaccgagaaggccctctgcctggttccctgtaacctcacttcttgtagtgagggaaccgccagaaggccctcggagctggaactcagtgtccgggctggacgatgggggtggagtgagacgctccttcaggtatactgggccaaataTCGTGgtatttatccaaagaaagtctGGGTCAATAAGCTGAATGGGGTTGGTACACAACACAACATCAGAGCAGAGCTGtgggatggggaaggggaaagttTCTGTCGTCTATAGGTATGCCACCACTATTTCCAGGTTTCTTTTCCACTTGGGTGGAGATCTAGAGGGTCTCACCTGGTTCTGGGCAATAAGGACAGACTAGGGATTTGACTGTTTTACAATGCCCACCTCTCCACCCAGCACTCTCCCTGCCTAAGCTGACGGAGGTGGTCTCGAAGGTGGGGTGGAAGACTCCCAGATAGTTGATCCTGGCGGACTTGGACCTCCATGCTGAGGACTCCAACTCTGGGGCAGCTCAGGACTTTGTGGTTGCCACAGTAATCATGGGGCTGTCACACATGTCATTAAGTTTATGGCAAATGTAGTTCAATGCAAGAATGTGCacgttgtaacaacaacaacaacaacaacccttaatttcacatataagcTTGTGGGGTCTGAATTGGtgtgtgcagaccctccaagtgccccaagGTTCTATGTTCTTCCAGCCAAGGGAGGGCAtaacacatgggtaggcaaactaaggcctgggggccagatccagcccaatcgctttctaaatctggcccgcagatggtccgggaatcagcgtgtttttacatgagtagaatgtgtgcttttatttaaaatgcatctttgggttatttgtgaggcataggaattcgttcattccccccccccaaaaaaaatatagtctggccccccacaaggtcggagggacagtggatcggccccctgctgaaaaagtttgctgacccctggcataacaTGTTCCCTCCAGGTagcattagggatggggaacctgtggttctccaggtgtttttggactccaactcccattagtcccagccacAATAGtcacagaccttccaagtgcccctattttccagggacagtcctgaatttacagaagtcatcctagtttctgatttcatcccataatgtcctgcttttccttaggacttaccgtacctattttcatcagagaaatgttggagggtgtagGTTATGCGATACTTGAGCCGAGGAGTTAAGGAAcattacaacctttagaagacatctgaaggcagtcctgtatagggaagttttcttaattaatgtttaaagtttacttatgttttttatgtatgttggaagctgcccagattggcagAAAGGAAAACCAAGGCCTCCAGATCCCTCTCACATCCTTACTTAACAGGTGAGGAGGTTGTCACTTTTCATGTGGTAGTGAGTAAGTCTAAGAGATTGGCAGCTTTGGTAGTGGTATACTGTGGTCCCCCCTGAAAGCTGTTTCactatttcctcctcctcctacccagGTGAGAGTCAACGTCTCGTCCGGACAAGCTGTGTCCATCGAGCTCGTTTTGACATTGCAGCTGGTTCTGAGCTATCTTGTGTCCACCGATAGCAGCCGAAACAAAGGTTCTCCAGCTATCATGATCGGTGTCTCAGTTGCCCTGGGACACTTAATTGGGGTAAGTGGAAGGACCTGGGGCGGTTTAAAAACTACGGGGGAATCTGATGAACAAAGGAGGCAGTAGCTTTTGCTGATGACCAACTAATCTGTAGAATGCTGGAAGGAGATgcacccccaagagagtggggccctaagctatagcttgtttagcttatacgtaaatccagcactgcttctGATGACTCCAgtccagtgtggtgaagtggttaagagtggtagactcgtaatctggtgaaccgggtttgcgactccgctcctccacatgcaactgctgggtgaccttgggctagtcacacttctctgaattctctcagtcccactcacctcacagagtgtttgttgtgggggaggaagggaaaggagaatgttagccgctttgagactccctaggctagtgataaagcaggatatcaaatccaaactcttctaatgaGTAAGGGCTCATCTGGGCTTCCTATTGTGCTATGTTCCTAGGCACAGGTCCGAGCTTTAAAGTGTTGTGTCTGGCGTTTCCCCTGTGAACACCACTCTTTAtctctgaattggaacaaatggcaatctacAGGGAACCTGAACTGccgtttgctccgatttagcattTAAGAatgggttttcatgggggaaaacaccgggggtggggtgggggtgggcacgatacaaaaacaagcacacacctgtgcctagaaagcataggGCAAAATGTAATTGTGGATAACCCCTGACTGTAAGTGACTTATAGAAATCTGGATGTGGGGACCtgctatagcagggatggggaacctgtagcccttcaaGTTGTTTgtgagactccaactcccatcagcctcatccaGCATGGCCTATGGTAGGGAGTGATGGGCACTGCAGTtcaccaatatctggagggctgcaggctctccatccctgagcTCTTGGCATGTTTGTTTTCTCCAAAATTATTGCAGCTCGAAGTCGTGCATCTGATGCCCTTC is from Lacerta agilis isolate rLacAgi1 chromosome 2, rLacAgi1.pri, whole genome shotgun sequence and encodes:
- the LOC117040718 gene encoding aquaporin-6-like, producing MWRELQMVAFYRAVFAEFLATAIFVFFGLGSEMNWPEKPSVLQTAITFNLAAATAVQIAWHASGSHLNPAVSLAFLLGSRVSLVRAACYILAQMVGGIAGAAVLYAVTPEDIRGSLGTSTVRVNVSSGQAVSIELVLTLQLVLSYLVSTDSSRNKGSPAIMIGVSVALGHLIGHYYTTCSMNPAKSFGRSVVVGNFTKQWIFWVGPLAGAILAFVLYTFVLYHDPKTFAERLAILRGSYDAEPLEKSKDQPTDSVSLPMPSLVHRL